The following proteins are co-located in the Carassius auratus strain Wakin chromosome 7, ASM336829v1, whole genome shotgun sequence genome:
- the LOC113105400 gene encoding mucin-2-like isoform X3, whose amino-acid sequence MDWVTYLTATKIRRKTLTIAVLSLVFCSASADSANSHTTATTEFMTVTSYSPAQTTQFCYELTQQHIQHCSTTAETTATPTTTTQVTSTTPPKETTTRLISTDEPTTTTVLTSTTQPTTTTASSSTTEQSNTSEKSTTTQTATASLPTTSTVQSTTLVTTNSPTTTSQSTTTAPPTETTTKLTTTTEPTTTTASSSATELTTTTASTSTTEQSTTSEQSTTTQTTTPSLPTTSTVQSTRLVTTNSPTTKSQSTTTAPPTETTTTLTTTAEPTTTTASSSTTEQSTTSEQSTTTQTTTPSLLTTSTVQSTRLVTTNSPTTKSQSTTTAPPTETTTTLTTTAEPTTTTVSSSTAELTTTTASTSTTEKSTTSEQSTTTQTSTTSLPTTSTAQSTRLVTTNSITTTSQLTTTAPPTETTTKTTQLTSTTEPTMTTASSPTSELTTKTASTSTTEQSTTSQQSTATQTSTTSLPTTNTAQSTTEVTTNSAITTSLVTTTAPPTETTTQLTSTAEPTTTTASSSTTGQSTTSEQSTTMQTATTSLPTTGTSQSTTLVTTNSPTTTFLVTTTAPPTETTTQHTSTAEKTTTTVLTSTTEPTTTTASSSTTEQSTTSEQSTATQTSTSSLPTTGTAQSTTEVTTNSPTTTSQLTTTAPPTETTTQLTTPAEPTTTASSSTAELTTTAALTSTTEQSTTSELSTITQTATTSLPTTNTAQSTTLITTNSPTTTSLVTTTAPPTETTTQLISTAEPTTTTVLTSTTEQSTTSEQSTTTQTSASSLPTTSTAQSTTAITTNSPTTATLLTTTAPPTETTTTQLTSMAESTTTTVLTSTTEQLTTSEQSTATQTSISSLPTTSTVQSTTEVTTNSATTTSQVTTTAPFTEITTQLKSTAELTSTSASPSTTELTTTTASTSTTEQSTTSEQSTATQTSTTSLHTTGTSQSTTEVTTNSPTTTSQVTFTAPLTETTTQLTSTAEPTTTTVLTSTAEQSTTSEQSTTTQTSTSSLPTTGTAQSTTEVTTNSPTTTSQVTTTAPPTETATTQLTSPGEPTTTIASSSTAELTTTAASTSTTEQSTTSEQSTTMQAATTSLRTTNTVQSTTEVTTNSPTTATLLTTTAPPTETTTTQLTSMAESTTTTVLTSTTEQSTTSEQSTATQTSLSSLPTTNTAQSTTEGTTNSVTTTSQVTTTAPPTETTTTQLTSPAEPTTTTASSSTAELTTTAASTSTTEQSTTSEQSTTMQTATTSLPTTNTVQSTTEVTTNSPTTATLLTTTAPLTETTTKQLTSTITVLTSTTEQSTTPEHSTTTQTATTALPTTVTSQSTTEVTTNSPTTTSLVTTTAPPTETTTQLTSIAEPTTTTVLTSTTEVSTTSKQNTATPTSTLSLPTTNTAQSTTEGTTNSATTTSHVTTTAPPSETTTTQLTSTAEPTTTTVLTFTTEESTTSEQSTATPTSTTSLPTTNTAQSTTEVTTNSATTTSQVTATAPPSETTTTQLTSIAEPTTTTVLTSTTEVSTTSKQNTATPTSTSSLPTTNTAQSTTEVTTNSATTTSQVTATAPPSETTTTQLTSTAEPTTITASSSTAELTTTTASTSTTEQTTTSQQSTTMQTATTSLHTTSTAQSTTLFTTNSPTTTTTSQLTTTASPTETTTKLTSTAEPTTTTASSSTTDQSTTSKQSTATQTSTSSLPTTSTAQSTTEVTTNSPTTTSQVTTTAPPTEITTTHLTSTAEPTTTIASSSTTELRKTTALTSTTEQSTTSEQSTTMKTATTSLPTTNTAQSTTLVTTNSPSTTSLVTTTAPPTETTTQLTSTAEPTTTTVLTSTTEQSTTSEQSTATHISTSSLPTTSTSQTTAVVTTNSPSTATMLTTTVSPTETTTQLTSTITVLTSATEQSTTSEQSITTQKSTSTLPTTSTSQSTTEFTANSATTTSRDTTTAPPTETTTQLTSTAETTTTTASSSTTEQSTTSKQSTATQTSTSSLPTTSTAQSTTAVTTNSPTTATLLTTTAPPTETTTQLTSMAEPTTTTASSSTTEQSTTSEQSTVTQTSTSSLPTTSTAQSTTAITTNSPTTATLLTTTAPPTETTTQLTSMAEPTTTTASTFTTEQSTTSEQSTTMQTATTSLPTTGTSQSTTLVTTNSPTTTSLVTPTEPPTETTTKLISTAKSTTTTVLTSTTQPTTTTASSSPSEQSTSSEQSTATQTSTSHLPTTNTAQSTTLVTTHSPTATSQVTTTAFPTETTTQLTSPAEPTTTTASTSTTELTTITASTSTTEQSTTSEQSTTMHTSKTSLPTTNTAQSTTEVTANSPTATSQVTTTAPPKETTTRQLTSTAETLTTTLLSSTTKQSTTSEHSTTLQTATISLPTTSTAQPTIMFTTNMTVTSSSATQTTQFCLKVTQQLRQHCSTTTETLFTTTAKPTQKPESTNSPTTATTESMTVPLNTTATLLTTTAPPTEATTTQLTSMGEPTITTKAQSTTTPDTTQTVFVSFSSSGNFVSDLSNPDSEAYKNREKEVNDTLTPLFKNASASFKGLTVIRFRNGSIITDMNVTFGTLPNDAEIINTIMKANATLNITTVTLRELTTTTKATTTTTITTPNTPTSTTTTTSTANSNTPSSTTTTTSTANPNTTAPTTTTTSTANPNTTAPTTTTMSTANPNTPSSTTTTTSTANPNTPVSTTTTTSTANPNTIAPTTTTTSTANPNTPSSTTTTTSTANPNTPVSTTTTTSIANPNTTAPTTTTTSTANPNTPSSTTTTTSTANPNTPVSTTTTTSIANPNTPSSTTTTTSTANPNTTAPTTTTTSTANPNTTAPTTTTMSTANPNTPSSTTTTTSTANPNTPVSTTTTTSTANPNTIAPTTTTMSTANPNTPSSTTTTTSTANPNTPVSTTTTTSTANPNTTAPTTTTTSTANPNTPVSTTTTTSTANPNTPVSTTTTTSTANLNTPVSTTTTTSTVNHNTTAATLLTATETTSKQLTSTFTTKAQSTTTPDSTQTVFVSFSSSGNFVSDLSNPASEAYKNREKEVNDTLTPLFKNASASFKGLTVIRFRNGSIITDMNVTFGTLPNDAEIINTIMKANATLNITTVTLREPTTTTIATTTTTTTTPKTTVSTTTTPTANPNTTASTTTTTSTAKPNTTASTTTTTSTAKPNTTASTTTTPSTAKPNATASTTTTTSTAKPNTTASTTTTTSTAKPNTTATTTTSTATPKTPAAANTTTSSTTSPKTTTTTTKSTTTTTTTTAATTTTTTTAPARPQPTIAIQIVIIEVFVPALLNPQTPEFKNLATKVESMFDDVYRKKFGARFIRTIVTGFRAIARTKADSNVEAEVQLVFSEASTEPVPTNTDIVETLKEAVSNPTSSFNLTLDATSITVIKSLQIIPVTIITNGTFVAALSNKSSTEFQNRSSLIKTGLEPFFLADYPNSFSTISVTNFSDAGVKLRSVPKIRNSMDIVFGTDAVLPNSTQIMNTIVRAARNNTLPFQIFTSSVIINGTEFSSGEVSSSISMLTASFLVAVSLLVPWIH is encoded by the exons GTGACCTATTTGACAGCTACCAAGATTAGAAGAAAAACACTGACAATTGCAGTGTTAAGTTTAG TATTTTGTAGTGCATCAGCTGATTCAGCAAACTCACATACAACTGCAACAACTGAATTTATGACTGTCACATCATACTCACCTGCACAAACGACACAATTCTGCTATGAACTGACACAACAGCATATACAACACTGCTCAACAACAGCTGAAACCACTGCCACACCTACAACTACAACTCAAGTTACATCTACAACCCCTcctaaagaaacaacaacaagacTTATATCTACGGATGAACCAACAACCACAACTGTTTTAACATCTACAACTCAACCAACAACCACAACTGCCTCATCATCTACAACTGAACAATCAAATACATCTGAaaaaagcaccacaacacagaCAGCAACAGCATCCCTACCTACAACAAGTACAGTTCAATCTACAACCCTGGTTacaacaaactcacctacaactACATCTCAGTCTACAACTACAGCCCCTCctacagaaacaacaacaaaacttacaACTACAACTGAACCAACAACCACAACTGCTTCATCTTCTGCAACTGAACTAACAACCACAACTGCTTCAACATCTACAACTGAACAATCAACTACATCTGAACAAAGCACCACAACACAGACCACAACACCATCCCTGCCTACAACAAGTACAGTTCAATCTACAAGACTGGTAACAACAAATTCACCTACAACTAAATCTCAGTCTACAACTACAGCCCCTCctacagaaacaacaacaacacttacAACTACAGCTGAACCAACAACCACAACTGCTTCATCATCTACAACTGAACAATCAACTACATCTGAACAAAGCACCACAACACAGACCACAACACCATCCCTGCTTACAACAAGTACAGTTCAATCTACAAGACTGGTAACAACAAATTCACCTACAACTAAATCTCAGTCTACAACTACAGCCCCTCctacagaaacaacaacaacacttacAACTACAGCTGAACCAACAACCACAACTGTTTCATCTTCTACAGCTGAACTAACAACCACAACTGCTTCAACATCTACAACTGAAAAATCAACTACATCTGAACAAAGCACCACAACACAGACATCAACAACATCCCTACCTACAACAAGTACAGCTCAATCTACAAGACTGGTAACAACAAACTCAATAACAACTACATCTCAGCTTACAACTACAGCCCCTCctacagaaacaacaacaaaaacaacacaacttACATCTACAACTGAGCCAACAATGACAACTGCTTCGTCACCTACAAGTGAACTAACAACCAAAACTGCGTCAACATCTACAACTGAACAATCAACTACATCTCAACAAAGCACCGCAACACAGACATCAACAACATCCCTACCTACAACAAATACAGCTCAATCTACAACTGAGGTTACAACAAACTCAGCTATAACTACATCTCTAGTTACAACTACAGCCCCTCCTACAGAAACAACAACCCAACTTACATCTACGGCTGAACCAACAACCACAACTGCCTCATCATCTACAACTGGACAATCAACTACATCTGAACAAAGCACCACAATGCAGACAGCAACAACATCACTACCTACTACAGGTACATCTCAATCTACAACCTTGGTTacaacaaactcacctacaactACATTTCTGGTTACAACTACAGCCCCTCCTacagaaacaacaacacaacatACATCTACGGCTGAAAAAACAACCACAACAGTTTTAACATCTACAACTGAACCAACAACCACAACTGCTTCATCATCTACAACTGAACAATCAACTACATCTGAGCAAAGCACCGcaacacagacatcaacatcatCCCTACCTACAACAGGTACAGCTCAATCTACAACTGAGGTTacaacaaactcacctacaactACATCTCAACTTACAACTACAGCACCTCCTacagaaacaacaacacaacTTACAACTCCAGCTGAACCAACAACAACTGCTTCATCTTCTACAGCTGAACTAACAACCACAGCTGCTTTAACATCTACAACTGAACAATCAACTACATCTGAACTAAGCACCATAACGCAGACAGCAACAACATCCCTACCTACAACTAATACAGCTCAATCTACAACCTTGATTacaacaaactcacctacaactACATCTCTGGTTACAACTACAGCCCCTCCTacagaaacaacaacacaacTTATATCTACGGCTGAACCAACAACCACAACTGTTTTAACATCTACAACTGAACAATCAACTACATCTGAACAAAGCACCACAACACAGACATCAGCATCATCCTTACCTACAACAAGTACAGCTCAATCTACAACTGCGATCacaacaaactcacctacaactGCAACTCTGCTTACAACTACAGCCCCTCctacagaaacaacaacaacacaacttaCATCTATGGCTGAATCAACAACCACAACTGTTTTAACATCTACAACGGAACAATTAACTACATCTGAACAAAGCACCGCAACACAGACATCAATATCATCCCTACCTACAACAAGTACAGTTCAATCTACAACTGAGGTTACAACAAACTCAGCTACAACTACATCTCAAGTTACAACTACAGCCCCTTTTACAGAAATAACAACACAACTTAAATCTACGGCTGAACTAACAAGCACAAGTGCTTCACCATCTACAACTGAACTAACAACCACAACTGCTTCAACATCTACAACTGAACAATCAACTACATCTGAACAAAGCACCGCAACACAGACATCAACAACATCACTACATACAACAGGTACATCTCAATCTACAACTGAGGTTacaacaaactcacctacaactACATCTCAAGTTACATTTACAGCCCCTCTTacagaaacaacaacacaacTTACATCTACGGCTGAACCAACAACCACAACTGTTTTAACATCTACAGCTGAACAATCAACTACATCTGAGCAAAGCACCAcaacacagacatcaacatcatCCCTACCTACAACAGGTACAGCTCAATCTACAACTGAGGTTacaacaaactcacctacaactACATCTCAAGTTACAACTACAGCCCCTCCTACAGAAACAGCAACAACACAACTTACATCTCCAGGTGAACCAACAACAACAATTGCTTCATCTTCTACAGCTGAACTAACAACCACAGCTGCTTCAACATCTACAACTGAACAATCAACTACATCTGAACAAAGCACCACAATGCAGGCAGCAACAACATCCCTACGTACAACTAATACAGTTCAATCTACAACTGAGGTTacaacaaactcacctacaactGCAACTCTGCTTACAACTACAGCCCCTCCtactgaaacaacaacaacacaacttaCATCTATGGCTGAATCAACAACCACAACTGTTTTAACATCTACAACTGAACAATCAACTACATCTGAACAAAGCACCGCAACACAGACATCATTATCATCCTTACCTACAACTAATACAGCTCAATCTACAACAGAGGGTACGACAAACTCAGTTACAACTACATCTCAAGTTACAACTACAGCACCTCctacagaaacaacaacaacacaacttaCATCTCCAGCtgaaccaacaacaacaactgcttCATCTTCTACAGCTGAACTAACAACCACAGCTGCTTCAACATCTACAACTGAACAATCAACTACATCTGAACAAAGCACCACAATGCAGACAGCAACAACATCCCTACCTACAACTAATACAGTTCAATCTACAACTGAGGTTacaacaaactcacctacaactGCAACTCTGCTTACAACTACAGCCCCTC TTAccgaaacaacaacaaaacaacttaCATCTACCATAACTGTTTTAACATCTACAACAGAACAATCAACTACACCTGAACACAGCACCACAACGCAGACAGCAACAACAGCCCTCCCTACAACAGTTACATCTCAATCTACAACTGAGGTTacaacaaactcacctacaactACATCTCTGGTTACAACTACTGCCCCTCCTacagaaacaacaacacaacTTACATCTATAGCTGAACCAACAACCACAACTGTTTTAACATCTACAACTGAAGTATCAACTACATCGAAGCAAAACACCGCAACACCTACATCAACATTATCCCTCCCTACAACAAATACAGCTCAATCTACAACTGAGGGTACAACAAACTCAGCTACAACAACATCTCATGTTACAACTACAGCCCCTCCttcagaaacaacaacaacacaacttaCATCTACGGCTGAACCAACAACcacaactgttttaacatttaCAACTGAAGAATCAACTACATCTGAGCAAAGCACCGCAACACCTACATCAACAACATCCCTCCCTACAACAAATACAGCTCAATCTACAACTGAGGTTACAACAAACTCAGCTACAACAACATCTCAGGTTACAGCTACAGCCCCTCCttcagaaacaacaacaacacaacttaCATCTATAGCTGAACCAACAACCACAACTGTTTTAACATCTACAACTGAAGTATCAACTACATCGAAGCAAAACACCGCAACACCTACATCAACATCATCCCTCCCTACAACAAATACAGCTCAATCTACAACTGAGGTTACAACAAACTCAGCTACAACAACATCTCAGGTTACAGCTACAGCCCCTCCttcagaaacaacaacaacacaacttaCATCTACGGCTGAACCAACAACTATAACTGCTTCATCTTCTACAGCTGAACTAACAACCACAACTGCTTCAACATCTACAACTGAACAAACAACTACATCTCAACAAAGTACTACAATGCAGACAGCAACAACATCACTACATACAACAAGTACAGCTCAATCTACAACTTTGTTCacaacaaactcacctacaactACAACTACATCTCAGCTGACAACTACAGCCTCTCctacagaaacaacaacaaaacttacaTCTACGGCTGAACCAACAACCACAACTGCTTCATCATCTACAACTGATCAATCAACTACATCTAAACAAAGCACCGcaacacagacatcaacatcatCCCTACCTACAACAAGTACAGCTCAATCTACAACTGAGGTTacaacaaactcacctacaactACATCTCAAGTTACAACTACAGCCCCTCCTACAGAAATAACAACAACACATCTTACATCTACGGCTGAACCAACAACCACAATTGCTTCATCATCTACAACTGAACTAAGAAAAACAACTGCTTTAACATCTACAACTGAACAATCAACTACATCTGAACAAAGCACCACAATGAAGACAGCAACAACATCCCTACCTACAACAAATACAGCTCAGTCTACAACCTTGGTTACAACAAACTCACCTTCAACTACATCTCTGGTTACAACTACAGCCCCTCCTacagaaacaacaacacaacTTACATCTACGGCTGAACCAACAACCACAACTGTTTTAACATCTACAACTGAACAATCAACTACATCTGAACAAAGCACTGCAACACATATATCAACATCATCCCTACCTACAACAAGTACATCTCAAACTACAGCTGTGGTCACAACAAATTCACCTTCAACTGCAACTATGCTTACAACTACAGTCTCTCCTACTGAAACAACAACACAACTTACATCTACCATAACTGTTTTAACATCTGCAACAGAACAATCAACTACATCTGAACAAAGCATCACAACACAGAAATCAACATCAACCCTACCTACAACAAGTACATCTCAATCTACAACTGAGTTTACAGCAAACTCAGCTACAACTACATCTCGGGATACTACTACAGCACCTCCTacagaaacaacaacacaacTTACATCTACAGCTGAAACAACAACCACAACTGCTTCATCATCTACAACTGAACAATCAACTACATCTAAACAAAGCACCGcaacacagacatcaacatcatCCTTACCTACAACAAGTACAGCTCAATCTACAACTGCGGTCACAACAAATTCACCTACAACTGCAACTCTGCTTACAACTACAGCCCCTCCTacagaaacaacaacacaacTTACATCTATGGCTGAACCAACAACCACAACTGCCTCATCATCTACAACTGAACAATCAACTACATCTGAACAAAGCACCGTaacacagacatcaacatcatCCTTACCTACAACAAGTACAGCTCAATCTACAACTGCGATCacaacaaactcacctacaactGCAACTCTGCTTACAACTACAGCCCCTCCTacagaaacaacaacacaacTTACATCTATGGCTGAACCAACAACCACAACTGCTTCAACATTTACAACTGAACAATCAACTACATCTGAACAAAGCACCACAATGCAGACAGCAACAACATCACTACCTACTACAGGTACATCTCAATCTACAACCCTGGTTacaacaaactcacctacaactACATCTCTGGTTACACCTACAGAACCTCctacagaaacaacaacaaaactcatATCTACAGCTAAATCAACAACCACAACTGTTTTAACATCTACAACTCAACCAACAACCACAACAGCATCATCATCTCCATCTGAACAATCAACTTCATCTGAACAAAGCACCGcaacacagacatcaacatcaCACTTACCTACAACAAATACAGCTCAATCTACAACCTTGGTTACAACACACTCACCTACAGCTACATCTCAGGTTACAACTACAGCCTTTCCTacagaaacaacaacacaacTTACATCTCCAGCTGAACCAACAACCACAACTGCTTCAACATCTACAACTGAACTTACAACCATAACTGCTTCAACATCTACTACTGAACAATCAACTACATCTGAACAAAGCACcacaatgcatacatcaaaaacaTCCTTACCTACAACTAATACAGCTCAATCTACAACTGAGGTTACAGCAAACTCACCTACAGCTACATCTCAAGTTACAACTACAGCCCCTcctaaagaaacaacaacaagacAACTTACATCTACGGCTGAAACATTAACCACAACTCTTTTATCATCTACAACAAAACAATCAACTACATCTGAACACAGCACCACATTGCAGACAGCAACAATATCCCTACCTACAACAAGTACAGCTCAACCTACAATTATGTTTACAACAAACATGACTGTGACATCAAGCTCAGCTACACAAACGACTCAATTCTGCTTAAAAGTGACACAACAGCTGAGACAACACTGCTCAACAACAACTGAAACTCTGTTTACTACAACTGCCAAGCCTACACAAAAACCTGAAtcaacaaactcacctacaactGCAACAACTGAATCTATGACTGTTCCATTGAACACAACTGCAACTCTGCTAACAACTACAGCCCCTCCTACAGAAGCAACAACAACACAACTTACATCCATGGGTGAACCAACAATCACAACCAAAGCTCAATCAACAACAACACCAGACACAACCCAGACAGTTTTTGTTAGCTTTTCCAGCAGTGGAAATTTTGTTTCTGATCTGTCAAATCCAGATTCAGAAGCatataaaaacagagaaaaagaagTCAATGATACG TTGACACCATTGTTTAAAAATGCATCGGCCTCCTTCAAAGGACTAACAGTTATTCGGTTCCG TAATGGGTCAATCATCACTGATATGAATGTGACATTTGGAACCTTACCCAATGATGCAGagataataaatactattatgaAAGCTAATGCCACTCTCAATATCACCACAGTAACAC TAAGGGAGCTCACCACAACTACCAAAGCCACTACAACCACAACTATAACCACACCTAATACACCAACGTCAACAACAACCACAACGTCTACAGCCAATTCTAATAcaccatcatcaacaacaaccaCAACGTCTACAGCCAATCCTAATACAACAGCGCCAACAACAACCACAACGTCTACAGCCAATCCTAATACAACAGCGCCAACAACAACCACAATGTCTACAGCCAATCCTAATAcaccatcatcaacaacaaccaCAACGTCTACAGCCAATCCTAATACACCAGTGTCAACAACAACCACAACGTCTACAGCCAATCCTAATACAATAGCGCCAACAACAACCACAACGTCTACAGCCAATCCTAATAcaccatcatcaacaacaaccaCAACGTCTACAGCCAATCCTAATACACCAGTgtcaacaacaaccacaacatcTATAGCCAATCCTAATACAACAGCGCCAACAACAACCACAACGTCTACAGCCAATCCTAATAcaccatcatcaacaacaaccaCAACGTCTACAGCCAATCCTAATACACCAGTgtcaacaacaaccacaacatcTATAGCCAATCCTAATAcaccatcatcaacaacaaccaCAACGTCTACAGCCAATCCTAATACAACAGCGCCAACAACAACCACAACGTCTACAGCCAATCCTAATACAACAGCGCCAACAACAACCACAATGTCTACAGCCAATCCTAATAcaccatcatcaacaacaaccaCAACGTCTACAGCCAATCCTAATACACCAGTGTCAACAACAACCACAACGTCTACAGCCAATCCTAATACAATAGCGCCAACAACAACCACAATGTCTACAGCCAATCCTAATAcaccatcatcaacaacaaccaCAACGTCTACAGCCAATCCTAATACACCAGTgtcaacaacaaccacaacatcTACAGCCAATCCTAATACAACAGCGCCAACAACAACCACAACGTCTACAGCCAATCCTAATACACCAGTGTCAACAACAACCACAACGTCTACAGCCAATCCTAATACACCAGTGTCAACAACAACCACAACGTCTACAGCCAATCTTAATACACCAGTgtcaacaacaaccacaacatcTACAGTCAATCACAATACAACAGCTGCAACTCTACTAACAGCTACAGAAACAACTTCAAAACAACTTACATCTACATTCACAACCAAAGCTCAATCAACAACAACCCCAGATTCAACCCAGACAGTTTTTGTTAGCTTTTCCAGCAGTGGAAATTTTGTCTCTGATCTGTCAAATCCAGCTTCAGAAGCatataaaaacagagaaaaagaagTCAATGATACG TTGACACCATTGTTTAAAAATGCATCGGCCTCCTTCAAAGGACTAACAGTTATTCGGTTCCG TAATGGGTCAATCATCACTGATATGAATGTGACATTTGGAACCTTACCCAATGATGCAGAGATAATAAACACTATTATGAAAGCTAATGCCACTCTCAATATCACCACAGTAACAC TAAGGGAGCCCACCACAACTACCATAGCCACTACAACCACAACTACAACTACGCCTAAAACAACAGTGTCAACAACCACAACACCTACAGCCAATCCTAATACAACAGCatcaacaacaaccacaacatcTACAGCcaaacctaatacaacagcatcaacaacaaccacaacatcTACAGCcaaacctaatacaacagcatCAACAACAACCACACCATCTACAGCCAAACCTAATGCAACAGCatcaacaacaaccacaacatcTACAGCcaaacctaatacaacagcatcaacaacaaccacaacatcTACAGCcaaacctaatacaacagcaacaaCCACAACTTCTACAGCCACTCCTAAAACACCAGCAGCTGCAAACACAACCACATCATCCACTACCAgtcctaaaacaacaacaactacaacaaaatcaacaacaaccacgacaacaacaacagcagcaaccacaacaacaacaacaacagcaccaGCACGTCCTCAGCCAACTATTGCCATACAGATTGTCATTATAGAAGTGTTTGTTCCAGCACTGTTAAACCCTCAAACTCCGGAATTTAAAAACCTAGCCACAAAAGTAGAGAGTATG TTTGATGATGTCTATAGGAAAAAGTTTGGAGCTCGTTTCATCAGGACCATTGTGACTGGTTTCAG